A genomic region of Prevotella scopos JCM 17725 contains the following coding sequences:
- a CDS encoding DUF2461 domain-containing protein, translated as MNTKKIMHFLKGIAANNNKQWFQEHKAEYDEVKEDFENGVDQIISCLASFDEEVSHLTAKDCTYRFYRDVRFSPDKSPYKRHLGAYICAHGRKALRGGYYIHLEPGNCLVAVGCYWLPTNILTSCRNEIMANVDEWLKHVENEEFINLFGRPNEGEWTDDKVSKNGFGLTALKTVPKGFPKDYEHLEYLRMKDYCCWVKVSDDFFEGDGWLEQLKQICKTGKPMMDFINNVVDDYE; from the coding sequence ATGAATACAAAGAAGATAATGCACTTTCTGAAAGGTATTGCTGCGAACAATAATAAGCAATGGTTTCAGGAGCATAAGGCTGAATACGATGAGGTGAAGGAAGATTTCGAGAACGGAGTTGACCAAATAATATCTTGTTTGGCAAGCTTTGATGAAGAAGTTTCACACTTGACAGCAAAGGATTGTACTTATCGTTTTTACCGTGACGTACGTTTCTCACCTGACAAGAGTCCATATAAGCGACATCTTGGAGCATATATTTGTGCACATGGTAGGAAGGCATTGCGTGGTGGCTATTATATACATTTAGAGCCGGGTAACTGCTTGGTGGCTGTGGGTTGCTATTGGCTGCCTACGAATATTTTGACTTCATGCCGCAATGAAATCATGGCGAATGTTGATGAATGGCTCAAGCATGTAGAGAATGAGGAGTTCATCAATTTGTTTGGACGACCCAATGAGGGTGAGTGGACGGATGATAAAGTAAGTAAGAATGGTTTTGGACTTACTGCCTTAAAAACTGTTCCAAAGGGATTCCCAAAGGATTATGAGCATCTTGAGTATCTTCGAATGAAGGATTACTGCTGCTGGGTTAAAGTCTCTGATGATTTCTTCGAGGGTGATGGCTGGCTTGAACAGTTAAAACAAATCTGCAAGACGGGTAAGCCTATGATGGACTTTATTAATAATGTGGTAGATGATTATGAATAA
- the mazG gene encoding nucleoside triphosphate pyrophosphohydrolase — protein sequence MHTKEEKLKAFARLLDIQERLRKECPWDRKQTNESLRPNTIEETFELADALLKNDSKNICKELGDVMEHVIFYSLLGEEKGEFDVADVCNAQSDKLMFRHDFINWVGWSVTRTDMTINAAGQVVYKDEEQQTHNNLDSSTPNTASQVESTWEQRKQRERDGNTSVLSGVPDSLPSLIKAYRIQDKARNVGFDWQEKEQVWDKVYEELGELKDELKKEDKEHSTEELGDFLFSVINAARLYHLNPDNALEYTNQKFIKRFNYIEEAAKAKGVTIKNLTLAEMDELWSQAKAANS from the coding sequence TTGCATACTAAAGAAGAAAAACTGAAAGCTTTTGCCCGACTTTTAGACATTCAGGAAAGACTCCGAAAGGAATGCCCGTGGGACAGAAAACAAACCAACGAAAGCCTTCGTCCCAACACGATTGAAGAAACTTTTGAATTAGCAGATGCACTTTTGAAGAACGATTCAAAGAATATCTGTAAGGAACTTGGCGACGTCATGGAACACGTTATCTTCTATTCATTGCTTGGTGAGGAAAAGGGTGAATTTGATGTTGCTGATGTCTGCAATGCACAATCTGATAAGCTTATGTTCAGACATGATTTTATCAACTGGGTGGGATGGAGCGTGACAAGAACAGATATGACAATCAATGCTGCAGGACAGGTTGTTTACAAAGATGAAGAACAGCAGACACATAACAATCTCGATTCATCTACTCCAAATACCGCTTCTCAGGTAGAATCAACATGGGAGCAGCGTAAACAACGTGAACGTGATGGTAACACTTCGGTACTTTCTGGTGTTCCTGATTCTCTGCCCAGTCTTATAAAGGCCTATCGTATTCAAGACAAAGCACGCAATGTTGGCTTTGATTGGCAAGAAAAAGAACAGGTGTGGGATAAGGTGTATGAAGAGTTAGGTGAACTAAAGGACGAGTTGAAGAAAGAAGATAAGGAACATTCAACAGAGGAACTTGGCGACTTTTTGTTCTCAGTTATCAATGCAGCTCGTCTCTATCATCTCAATCCTGATAATGCTCTTGAATACACGAATCAAAAGTTTATTAAACGGTTTAACTATATCGAAGAAGCAGCTAAAGCTAAGGGAGTTACGATAAAGAATTTGACTCTTGCAGAAATGGATGAACTCTGGAGTCAGGCGAAGGCTGCTAACAGTTGA
- a CDS encoding tetratricopeptide repeat protein: MDIYYQSEKFRQLLHRYEALQEDNISEFLDSEELTDVAEYYHYIGEDKKALEATDYAIRMYPTATSPLAFKARMALLSSNNPQLADEIAETIIDKSDLDYLYLKAEIMIVDNRTSEADDFLQRQYDEIISSEDREDYVLDVAALFSDYEETEYVEKWLSRSTKTEDNDYKELHARILKSRGKYIESESILNELLDANPYSGPYWNQLAQNQLLRDDVKDSITSSEFSIAINPDDEEAILNKANGLFTLGNYEESLKYYERYKCLCHQQDTAIVDVTIGHIHLMQGNASEAQRYFHLALTETKNKSLTLIHIGISTFDNGYVEYAYNILSTLLPEMNDDWDIGFAYLARCCYELKLNEEFKINLQQAVERNPEESIEVLSDLYPEGTKPQDYPRINVLQ, from the coding sequence TTGGATATATACTATCAGAGTGAAAAGTTCAGACAGTTACTTCATAGGTATGAAGCACTGCAAGAAGACAACATCAGCGAGTTCCTCGATTCAGAGGAACTGACTGATGTTGCTGAATATTATCACTATATCGGTGAGGACAAGAAAGCACTTGAAGCAACTGATTATGCCATTCGTATGTACCCAACAGCTACGTCTCCACTTGCTTTCAAAGCTCGTATGGCATTGCTCAGCAGCAACAACCCGCAACTCGCCGATGAGATTGCAGAGACAATAATCGACAAGAGTGACTTAGACTACCTCTATCTCAAGGCTGAAATAATGATTGTTGACAATAGAACGAGCGAAGCTGATGACTTTCTTCAAAGACAGTATGACGAGATTATTTCATCCGAAGACCGTGAGGATTATGTTTTAGATGTAGCAGCCCTCTTCTCCGACTATGAGGAAACTGAATATGTGGAGAAATGGTTAAGCCGTTCTACAAAGACTGAGGACAATGATTATAAAGAACTTCATGCTCGTATCCTCAAAAGTCGTGGGAAGTACATAGAGAGCGAATCTATTCTCAATGAACTTCTTGATGCCAACCCCTATTCTGGCCCTTATTGGAACCAGTTAGCACAGAATCAGCTTTTAAGAGATGATGTTAAGGATTCTATCACTTCTAGCGAATTCTCTATTGCCATCAACCCAGATGACGAAGAAGCAATCTTAAACAAGGCAAACGGACTCTTTACGCTTGGTAATTATGAGGAATCTCTTAAGTATTACGAACGTTATAAGTGCCTTTGTCACCAACAGGATACAGCCATCGTTGATGTTACCATCGGACATATACATCTCATGCAGGGCAATGCTTCAGAAGCGCAACGTTATTTTCATTTAGCATTAACAGAAACTAAGAATAAAAGTTTGACACTCATCCACATTGGTATTTCTACCTTTGACAATGGTTATGTTGAATATGCTTATAATATCTTAAGTACGCTGTTACCCGAAATGAATGATGACTGGGACATCGGCTTTGCATACCTTGCACGCTGTTGTTATGAATTGAAGCTGAACGAAGAATTCAAGATAAACTTGCAACAAGCTGTTGAAAGAAATCCTGAGGAAAGCATTGAAGTGCTTTCAGACCTTTATCCAGAAGGAACAAAACCACAGGATTATCCCCGTATAAATGTTTTACAATAA
- a CDS encoding valine--tRNA ligase, with the protein MELASKYDPQIVESKWYQYWLDNKLFSSKPDGREPYTVVIPPPNVTGVLHMGHMLNNTIQDILVRRARMEGKNACWVPGTDHASIATEAKVVGRLAEQGVKKTDLTREQFLEHAWDWTHEHGGIILKQLRRLGCSCDWDRTAFTMDDIRSKSVIKVFCDLYKKGYIYRGVRMVNWDPQAQTALSDEEVIYKDEHSKLYHLKYYVADDDQTKVERKDEGNVMHKDEKGYYAVVATTRPETIMGDSAMCINPEDVKNTWLKGLRVVVPLVNRVIPVIEDSYVDIQFGTGCLKVTPAHDVNDHALGLKHGLETIDIFNDNGTISEAAGLYVGQDRMDVRKQISKDLEAAGLMEKVEDYDNKVGYSERTHVPIEPKLSTQWFLKMQHFADIALAPVMDDDIEFYPKKYKNTYRHWLENIKDWCISRQLWWGHRIPAYYFKDAEGKNATVVAETTEEALKLAQEINPSVTAADLEQESDCMDTWFSSWLWPISVFDGINNPDNEEINYYYPTSDLVTGPDIIFFWVARMIMAGYEYRGKFPFKHVYFTGIVRDKLGRKMSKSLGNSPDPIMLIEKYGADGVRMGMMLSAPAGNDILFDETLCEQGRNFNNKIWNAFRLVQGWETTDAEQPLANKIAVEWFEAKLKEVNAEMNEQFKSYRISEALMTVYRLFWDEFSSWYLEMIKPEYGKPIDKLTYESTLKFFNSLLKMLHPFMPFITEELWQHIYERKENESIMRDELKLDAPSKEELKLIDAIEQVKAIVSGVRTVRNQKNIAPKVELDLNVIGQNKYEAYNSVIIKMANLKAIEVVAEKSGDASGFMVGTDSFAVPVGDLIDIAAEIEKQEKELKHLEGFLTGIKKKLSNEKFVSNAPEAVIERERKKQSDSEEKIAALKASLEELRKK; encoded by the coding sequence ATGGAATTAGCAAGCAAGTATGATCCACAAATAGTGGAATCAAAATGGTACCAGTATTGGCTGGACAACAAGCTTTTCAGTTCTAAGCCTGATGGCCGTGAGCCTTACACCGTGGTTATTCCACCACCAAACGTAACAGGTGTGCTTCACATGGGTCACATGCTGAACAATACTATTCAGGACATTCTGGTAAGACGTGCCCGCATGGAGGGTAAGAATGCTTGCTGGGTTCCAGGTACAGACCATGCAAGTATTGCTACAGAAGCAAAGGTTGTAGGTCGCCTCGCTGAGCAAGGTGTAAAGAAGACCGACCTTACACGTGAGCAGTTCCTTGAGCATGCATGGGACTGGACACATGAACATGGTGGTATTATCCTCAAACAGTTGCGCCGACTTGGTTGTTCCTGCGATTGGGATCGTACAGCTTTTACAATGGATGACATCCGTAGCAAGAGTGTTATCAAGGTGTTCTGCGACCTCTACAAAAAGGGTTACATTTATCGGGGTGTTCGCATGGTTAACTGGGACCCACAAGCTCAGACCGCTCTTTCTGACGAAGAGGTAATCTACAAGGATGAGCATTCTAAGCTTTATCACCTTAAATATTATGTTGCTGATGACGACCAAACAAAGGTTGAACGCAAGGATGAAGGCAATGTAATGCATAAGGATGAGAAAGGCTACTATGCTGTTGTGGCCACTACTCGTCCAGAGACTATCATGGGTGACTCTGCTATGTGTATTAATCCAGAGGACGTTAAGAACACCTGGTTAAAGGGTCTTCGCGTTGTTGTTCCATTGGTAAACCGTGTGATTCCAGTAATTGAAGACTCATACGTTGATATCCAGTTCGGTACTGGCTGTTTAAAGGTTACACCTGCTCACGACGTTAACGACCATGCACTTGGTCTAAAGCACGGATTGGAAACAATTGATATCTTCAACGATAATGGTACTATCTCTGAGGCAGCTGGCCTATATGTAGGTCAGGATCGTATGGATGTACGCAAGCAGATTTCAAAGGATTTGGAAGCTGCAGGACTAATGGAGAAGGTTGAGGACTATGACAATAAAGTGGGTTACTCAGAGCGTACGCACGTACCTATTGAGCCAAAGCTTTCTACACAATGGTTCTTAAAGATGCAGCACTTTGCTGATATCGCCCTCGCTCCAGTCATGGACGACGATATTGAGTTCTATCCAAAGAAATATAAAAACACTTATCGTCACTGGTTAGAGAATATCAAAGACTGGTGTATCAGCCGTCAGTTATGGTGGGGTCATCGTATTCCTGCTTACTACTTCAAAGATGCAGAAGGCAAGAATGCTACAGTTGTGGCAGAAACTACAGAAGAAGCTTTGAAGTTGGCACAGGAGATTAATCCTTCTGTTACAGCTGCCGACCTTGAGCAAGAGAGCGATTGTATGGATACTTGGTTTTCAAGTTGGTTGTGGCCTATCTCTGTCTTCGATGGTATCAACAACCCTGACAACGAAGAAATCAACTACTACTACCCTACTAGCGACCTCGTTACAGGTCCAGACATTATCTTCTTCTGGGTAGCACGTATGATTATGGCTGGCTATGAGTATCGTGGAAAGTTCCCATTCAAGCATGTTTACTTCACTGGTATCGTACGTGATAAACTTGGTCGCAAGATGAGTAAGAGTCTTGGTAACTCACCAGACCCAATCATGTTGATTGAGAAGTATGGTGCTGACGGTGTTCGCATGGGTATGATGCTATCTGCTCCTGCAGGCAACGACATCCTCTTCGACGAGACACTTTGTGAGCAGGGACGTAACTTCAACAATAAGATTTGGAATGCATTCCGCCTCGTTCAAGGTTGGGAGACAACTGATGCCGAGCAGCCATTGGCAAACAAGATTGCTGTTGAATGGTTCGAAGCGAAGTTGAAGGAAGTAAATGCTGAGATGAACGAGCAGTTCAAGAGCTATCGTATTTCAGAGGCTTTAATGACTGTTTACCGCCTCTTCTGGGACGAGTTCTCAAGCTGGTACTTGGAGATGATTAAGCCAGAATATGGCAAACCAATCGACAAGCTCACCTACGAATCAACCCTTAAATTCTTCAATTCACTCTTGAAGATGTTGCACCCATTCATGCCTTTCATTACTGAAGAGTTGTGGCAGCACATCTATGAGCGCAAGGAGAACGAGAGCATTATGCGTGATGAACTCAAACTTGACGCACCAAGCAAGGAGGAATTAAAGCTCATCGATGCCATCGAGCAGGTTAAGGCGATTGTCAGCGGTGTTAGAACCGTACGCAATCAGAAGAACATCGCCCCAAAGGTTGAGCTCGACTTGAATGTAATCGGTCAGAACAAATACGAGGCTTATAACAGTGTGATCATTAAGATGGCTAACTTGAAGGCGATTGAGGTGGTAGCTGAAAAGAGCGGTGACGCATCTGGTTTCATGGTAGGTACCGATAGTTTCGCTGTGCCAGTGGGTGACTTGATTGATATTGCAGCTGAGATTGAGAAACAGGAGAAGGAGCTCAAGCATCTTGAAGGCTTCCTCACAGGTATCAAGAAGAAGCTCTCAAACGAGAAGTTCGTATCAAATGCACCTGAAGCTGTTATCGAACGTGAGCGCAAGAAGCAAAGTGACTCTGAGGAAAAGATTGCAGCTTTGAAAGCAAGTCTTGAGGAATTAAGAAAGAAATAA
- a CDS encoding glutamine--tRNA ligase/YqeY domain fusion protein — translation MTTIENNTNEEKRSLSFVEQLVEEDLAKGKNGGRIQTRFPPEPNGYLHIGHAKAICMDFGVAENYKGICNLRFDDTNPSKENNEYVENILHDISWLGFKWGNIYYASDYFEKLWDFAIWMIKKGLAYVDEQTSEQIATQKGTPTTPGTASPYRDRPIEESLALFEQMNTPEAVEGSMVLRAKLDMANPNMHFRDPIIYRIIQIPHHRTGTKWHCYPMYDFAHGQSDYFEGVTHSICTLEFVPHRPLYDKFIDFLKESDGTADNLEDNRPRQIEFNRLNLTYTVMSKRKLHTLVDEHHVKGWDDPRMPTLCGMRRRGYSPESIRNFIDSIGYTKFDALNDVALLEAAVREDLNKKATRVSAVLDPVKLVITNYPEGKSEEMEAINNPENEADGSHAITFSKNLWIERADFMEDAPKKFFRMSPGKEVRLKNAYIVKCTGCTKDAEGNIIEIQAEYDADSKSGMQGADRKVKGTLHWVSADHCLKAEVHEYDRLFNVENPAADERDFRELLNPDSLTIRTDCYVEPYLAEKKPGDYLQFQRTGYFMLDPDTTNDHLVFNKTVGLKDTWAKKAKA, via the coding sequence ATGACTACGATAGAGAACAACACCAATGAGGAGAAGCGTAGCTTGAGCTTCGTTGAACAACTGGTAGAGGAAGACCTCGCAAAGGGTAAAAACGGTGGACGTATTCAGACACGTTTCCCGCCTGAGCCTAATGGTTATCTTCACATTGGTCATGCAAAAGCGATTTGCATGGACTTTGGTGTAGCTGAGAACTATAAGGGTATTTGTAATCTTCGTTTTGATGATACAAACCCAAGCAAAGAGAATAATGAATATGTTGAGAACATTCTTCATGATATTAGCTGGCTCGGTTTCAAGTGGGGTAACATTTATTATGCAAGTGATTACTTTGAGAAGTTGTGGGATTTTGCAATATGGATGATTAAGAAGGGCTTGGCATACGTTGACGAGCAGACTTCTGAACAGATTGCAACACAAAAAGGTACACCAACTACACCGGGTACAGCATCACCTTACCGCGATCGCCCGATAGAAGAGAGTCTTGCATTATTTGAGCAGATGAATACACCTGAGGCTGTTGAGGGAAGCATGGTACTTCGTGCTAAGCTTGACATGGCTAACCCTAACATGCACTTCCGTGACCCTATCATATATCGAATCATTCAGATTCCACACCATCGTACAGGAACGAAGTGGCATTGTTATCCAATGTATGACTTTGCACATGGACAGAGCGACTATTTTGAGGGTGTCACTCACTCTATCTGTACACTCGAGTTCGTACCGCATCGTCCGCTCTATGATAAGTTCATTGACTTCTTGAAAGAAAGTGATGGCACAGCTGACAATCTGGAAGATAACCGTCCACGACAGATTGAGTTCAACCGCTTGAATCTTACATATACAGTAATGTCTAAGCGTAAGCTTCACACATTGGTTGATGAACATCATGTCAAGGGTTGGGACGATCCACGTATGCCGACCCTTTGCGGTATGCGACGTCGCGGCTACTCTCCTGAGTCTATTCGTAACTTCATTGACTCTATCGGTTATACGAAGTTTGATGCTCTCAATGACGTAGCATTATTGGAGGCTGCCGTACGTGAAGATTTGAACAAGAAGGCAACACGTGTCAGCGCAGTCCTCGACCCTGTAAAACTTGTTATCACCAACTATCCAGAAGGAAAGAGTGAGGAGATGGAAGCAATCAACAATCCAGAGAACGAGGCAGATGGTTCACACGCCATCACTTTCTCAAAGAATCTTTGGATTGAGCGTGCTGACTTTATGGAGGATGCACCAAAGAAATTCTTCCGTATGTCTCCTGGCAAAGAAGTAAGACTGAAGAATGCCTACATTGTTAAATGTACAGGCTGTACGAAGGATGCGGAAGGTAACATCATTGAGATTCAAGCTGAATATGATGCTGACAGCAAAAGTGGCATGCAAGGTGCTGATCGTAAAGTGAAGGGTACTCTCCACTGGGTTAGCGCTGACCATTGTCTGAAGGCAGAGGTCCATGAATACGACCGCCTATTCAACGTTGAGAATCCAGCAGCTGACGAACGTGATTTCCGTGAGTTGCTTAACCCAGATAGTCTTACTATTCGTACAGATTGTTATGTTGAGCCATATCTTGCAGAGAAGAAGCCAGGCGACTATCTACAGTTCCAGCGTACTGGTTACTTCATGCTTGATCCTGACACAACAAATGACCACCTCGTATTCAATAAGACTGTTGGCTTAAAGGATACATGGGCTAAGAAGGCCAAAGCATAA
- a CDS encoding Nramp family divalent metal transporter gives MKNILKELRRKDHPRVLGGLDIFKFIGPGLLVTVGFIDPGNWASNFAAGSDYGYALLWVVTLSTIMLIALQHNVAHLGIVTGLCLSEAAIKYAPKWIGRPIILSAILASISTSLAEILGGAIALQMLFGISIPTGSILTTVAVLIMLFTNSYKKMERAIIGFVSMIGLSFVYELFLVDIHWPAAIEGAFVPTVPQGSLLIIMSVLGAVVMPHNLFLHSEIVQSREIYLEGDERIRHMLKYEFIDTLFSMIVGWAINSAMILLAASTFFSHGQHVEELSQAQAMLQPLLGNNAANIFAIALLLAGISSTITSGMAAGSIFSGLFGESYNAKDTHSIVGIILSLGIALLMIFFIGDPFKGLIISQMFLSVQLPFTIFLQVGLTSSKRVMGKYANSKLNMIFLYSLAGIVTLLNIWLLIESIS, from the coding sequence ATGAAGAATATCTTAAAAGAATTAAGACGTAAGGATCATCCACGTGTACTGGGTGGCTTAGATATATTTAAGTTTATTGGTCCTGGTTTATTGGTGACCGTTGGTTTTATTGACCCAGGCAACTGGGCAAGTAACTTTGCAGCAGGTTCTGATTATGGCTATGCATTGTTGTGGGTAGTAACACTTTCGACGATTATGCTTATAGCTTTACAGCATAATGTTGCCCATCTTGGAATTGTGACAGGACTCTGTCTTAGTGAGGCAGCTATTAAATATGCTCCGAAATGGATAGGCCGTCCCATTATTTTGAGTGCTATTCTTGCCAGCATCTCTACTTCTTTAGCAGAGATTCTTGGTGGTGCGATTGCGTTACAGATGCTTTTCGGTATTAGTATTCCTACAGGTTCTATCTTAACGACAGTGGCTGTGTTGATAATGCTTTTTACGAATAGTTATAAGAAGATGGAACGTGCCATTATTGGTTTTGTGTCAATGATAGGTCTTTCGTTTGTCTATGAACTTTTCCTCGTTGACATTCATTGGCCAGCAGCTATTGAGGGAGCATTTGTTCCAACAGTCCCACAAGGATCTCTCTTGATTATCATGAGTGTATTGGGAGCGGTCGTGATGCCTCATAATCTTTTTCTTCACTCTGAGATAGTGCAGAGTCGCGAGATTTATTTGGAGGGTGATGAGCGTATTCGCCATATGCTTAAGTATGAGTTTATTGATACACTTTTCTCTATGATTGTGGGCTGGGCTATAAACTCTGCGATGATTCTTTTGGCAGCAAGTACGTTTTTCTCTCATGGTCAACATGTAGAAGAGTTATCTCAGGCGCAAGCAATGTTACAGCCGCTTTTAGGTAATAATGCTGCGAATATTTTTGCCATTGCTTTGCTTTTGGCTGGTATTTCAAGTACGATTACCAGTGGAATGGCTGCAGGTAGTATCTTCTCTGGACTTTTCGGTGAGTCATATAATGCGAAAGATACACATTCTATCGTTGGAATTATCCTCTCGTTAGGTATTGCGCTTCTGATGATTTTCTTTATTGGTGATCCTTTCAAGGGATTGATTATCTCTCAGATGTTCTTATCAGTTCAACTTCCTTTCACTATTTTCTTGCAAGTGGGTCTGACTTCTTCTAAGCGAGTGATGGGAAAATATGCCAATAGTAAACTGAATATGATCTTTCTTTATTCCTTGGCGGGTATTGTCACCTTACTTAATATATGGCTTCTGATTGAGAGTATATCCTGA
- a CDS encoding Type 1 glutamine amidotransferase-like domain-containing protein, with translation MEKIFLCSYFAEVASILSESVSVPLRGKTVAFIPTASIHETYTQYVEEARVAFDSLGLIVKELEITQCSKNEIEEVLTSCDCIYVSGGNTFFLLQELRRTGIDRCIIEQVEQGKLYIGESAGAMILAPNIEYAKGMDDCYSRVSGMEDFVGLGLVGFYPVVHFDSVPFEKAAREVVNKNSHLPLKIITNQQAIVVVGNNVVIKERK, from the coding sequence ATGGAGAAGATCTTTTTATGTTCATATTTTGCTGAGGTTGCTTCAATTTTATCCGAATCTGTTTCAGTTCCGTTGAGAGGCAAGACAGTAGCATTTATCCCTACAGCAAGCATTCATGAAACGTATACACAATATGTGGAAGAAGCCAGAGTGGCATTTGATTCTCTTGGACTTATTGTTAAGGAATTGGAAATTACTCAATGTAGTAAGAATGAAATAGAAGAGGTCTTGACAAGCTGCGACTGTATCTATGTATCGGGTGGCAATACGTTTTTTCTCTTGCAGGAATTGAGGAGAACTGGGATTGACAGGTGTATCATAGAGCAGGTGGAGCAAGGAAAACTATATATTGGGGAATCTGCTGGAGCGATGATACTTGCTCCCAACATTGAATATGCAAAGGGTATGGATGACTGTTATTCGCGGGTGTCAGGAATGGAGGATTTTGTTGGTCTTGGACTTGTTGGATTCTATCCTGTCGTACATTTCGATAGTGTTCCTTTTGAAAAGGCTGCACGGGAAGTTGTCAACAAGAATAGCCATCTTCCCTTGAAGATTATTACAAATCAGCAAGCTATTGTTGTTGTGGGAAACAATGTCGTAATAAAAGAAAGAAAATAA
- the nth gene encoding endonuclease III gives MTRKERYDYTLSYFRKNVGHVTTELNFGSAFQLLCATLLSAQCTDKRINAITPELFRHYPDAKAMAEATADEIFEYVKSVSYPNSKAKHLVEMSKMLVEKFDGEVPSDPNALVTLPGVGRKTANVIQAVWFGKPTLAVDTHVYRVSHRLGLVPSTANTPRKVEDYLMKNIPTEEVSDAHHWILLHGRYICKSAKPDCEHCPFDDICPKLLENSKL, from the coding sequence ATGACAAGAAAAGAAAGATATGATTATACATTGAGTTATTTTCGCAAGAATGTTGGACATGTAACAACTGAACTTAATTTTGGTTCGGCATTCCAACTTCTTTGTGCGACACTTCTATCCGCTCAGTGTACGGATAAGCGAATCAATGCTATTACGCCAGAATTGTTCCGTCATTATCCAGATGCAAAGGCGATGGCAGAGGCTACAGCCGATGAGATATTTGAGTATGTGAAGAGTGTTTCTTACCCAAATTCAAAGGCAAAACATTTAGTTGAGATGTCGAAGATGTTGGTTGAGAAATTTGATGGTGAGGTACCTTCAGACCCTAATGCACTCGTTACGCTTCCGGGAGTAGGGCGTAAAACGGCAAATGTTATTCAAGCAGTGTGGTTTGGTAAGCCAACACTTGCTGTCGATACGCATGTCTACCGTGTCAGTCATCGTTTGGGACTGGTTCCTTCAACAGCAAATACTCCTCGTAAAGTTGAGGATTATCTGATGAAGAATATCCCTACAGAGGAGGTCTCAGATGCGCATCATTGGATATTGCTTCATGGTCGTTATATTTGCAAGAGTGCTAAGCCTGATTGCGAACATTGCCCCTTTGATGATATATGTCCAAAGTTGTTGGAGAATAGCAAGCTATAA
- a CDS encoding ribonuclease Z, giving the protein MEPFKVHILGCGSALPTLQHNASSQIVELREKLFMIDCGEGTQIQLRKSHVHFSKIIAVFISHLHGDHCFGLPGMISTFGMTGRTAPLHIYAPADFEPILSQTLNFFCQGLEFKVVFHAVNTKQNKVIYEDKSLTIETIPLQHRIDCCGYLFREKPTLPHIRRDMIDFYHIPISQINNIKAGADWVTQDGDVIPNSRLTTPAAPARSYAYCSDTRYIKTLYNLVKNVSTLYHESTYAAQDADRARLYWHSTSEQAALVARDASVGKLLLGHYSARYGNEQQLLEEAKEIFPNSFLTQEGAIFDI; this is encoded by the coding sequence ATGGAACCATTCAAAGTGCATATTCTTGGTTGCGGTAGTGCGTTACCAACTTTACAACATAATGCTTCTTCCCAAATTGTAGAACTTAGGGAGAAGCTTTTTATGATTGATTGCGGAGAGGGTACGCAGATACAACTTCGTAAATCACATGTACACTTCTCAAAGATTATTGCTGTTTTTATCAGTCATCTGCATGGGGATCATTGTTTTGGTTTGCCAGGTATGATTTCAACCTTTGGTATGACGGGACGCACAGCACCACTCCATATCTATGCCCCAGCTGATTTTGAACCAATTCTTAGTCAGACACTGAACTTCTTCTGTCAAGGTCTGGAGTTTAAAGTGGTTTTTCATGCCGTTAACACTAAGCAGAATAAGGTGATTTATGAGGATAAAAGTCTTACGATCGAGACAATCCCTTTGCAGCATCGTATTGACTGTTGTGGCTATCTGTTCCGTGAGAAACCAACACTACCACATATTCGTCGTGACATGATAGACTTTTATCATATTCCTATCAGTCAGATTAATAATATAAAGGCTGGGGCTGATTGGGTAACACAAGATGGTGATGTGATTCCTAATAGTAGGCTAACAACTCCTGCCGCACCTGCTCGTAGCTATGCTTATTGCTCTGATACACGATATATTAAAACTCTATATAATCTTGTAAAAAACGTAAGTACACTCTATCACGAAAGTACATACGCAGCACAAGATGCTGATCGTGCTCGTCTTTATTGGCACAGCACATCTGAGCAAGCTGCACTGGTGGCCCGAGATGCGTCTGTGGGGAAACTTCTTTTAGGGCATTACTCTGCACGTTACGGCAATGAACAACAGTTGTTAGAGGAGGCAAAAGAAATCTTCCCTAACAGCTTTCTGACACAAGAGGGTGCAATATTTGATATATAA